A genomic region of Saccopteryx bilineata isolate mSacBil1 chromosome 1, mSacBil1_pri_phased_curated, whole genome shotgun sequence contains the following coding sequences:
- the TEAD3 gene encoding transcriptional enhancer factor TEF-5 isoform X1, which translates to MPAAAPGRPGRTGPRAWTRGWTTTPRGCGARTSSRASRRPWPSTRPVAAARSSCRTRARCRNELIARYIKLRTGKTRTRKQVSSHIQVLARKKVREYQVGIKVSSHLQVLARRKSREIQSKLKDQVSKDKALQSMASMSSAQIVSASVLQNKFSPPSPLPQAVFSTSSRFWSSPPLLGQQPGPSQDIKPFAQPAYPIQPPLPPPLSSYEPLAPLPPAAASVPVWQDRTIASSRLRLLEYSAFMEVQRDPDTYSKHLFVHIGQTNPAFSDPPLEAVDVRQIYDKFPEKKGGLKELYEKGPPNAFFLVKFWADLNSTIQEGPGAFYGVSSQYSSADSMTISVSTKVCSFGKQVVEKVETEYARLENGRFVYRIHRSPMCEYMINFIHKLKHLPEKYMMNSVLENFTILQVVTSRDSQETLLVIAFVFEVSTSEHGAQHHVYKLVKD; encoded by the exons ATGCCAGCAGCAGCCCCGGGGAGGCCCGGGAGGACGGGCCCGAGGGCTTGGACAAGGGGCTGGACAACGACGCCGAGGGGGTGTGGAGCCCGGACATCGAGCAGAGCttccaggaggccctggccatcTACCCGCCCTGTGGCCGCCGCAAGATCATCCTGTCGGACGAGGGCAAGAT GTCGGAACGAGCTGATCGCACGCTACATCAAATTGAGGACCGGGAAGACTCGGACCAGAAAGCAG GTGTCCAGCCACATACAGGTTCTAGCTCGGAAGAAGGTGCGGGAATACCAGGTCGGCATCAAG GTCTCTAGCCACTTGCAGGTTCTAGCCAGGCGGAAATCTCGGGAGATTCAGTCCAAGCTGAAG GATCAAGTCTCCAAGGACAAGGCCCTCCAGAGCATGGCGTCCATGTCCTCCGCCCAGATCGTCTCGGCCAGTGTCCTCCAGAACAAGTTCAGCCCAccttcccctctgccccaggctgtcTTCTCTACTTCCTCACGG TTCTGGAGCAGCCCCCCTCTCCTGGGACAGCAGCCTGGACCCTCTCAGGA CATCAAGCCCTTTGCACAGCCAGCCTACCCCATCCAGCCGCCCCTGCCGCCGCCGCTCAGCA GTTACGAGCCCCTGGCCCCACTACCCCCAGCTGCTGCCTCTGTGCCCGTGTGGCAAGACCGCACCATCGCCTCCTCCCGGCTGCGGCTCCTCGAATATTCCGCCTTCATGGAGGTGCAGCGCGACCCTGACACG TACAGCAAACACCTGTTTGTGCACATCGGCCAGACGAACCCTGCCTTCTCGGACCCGCCTCTGGAGGCGGTCGACGTGCGTCAGATCTACGACAAGTTCCCGGAGAAAAAGGGGGGACTGAAGGAGCTCTACGAGAAGGGTCCCCCGAACGCCTTCTTCCTGGTCAAGTTCTGG gcGGACCTCAACAGCACTATCCAGGAGGGCCCGGGCGCCTTCTACGGGGTCAGCTCCCAGTACAGCTCGGCCGATAGTATGACCATCAGTGTCTCCACCAAGGTGTGCTCCTTCGGCAAGCAGGTGGTGGAGAAGGTGGAG ACCGAATACGCCCGGCTAGAGAACGGGCGCTTCGTGTACCGCATCCACCGCTCGCCCATGTGTGAGTACATGATCAACTTCATCCACAAGCTGAAGCACCTGCCCGAGAAGTACATGATGAACAGTGTCCTGGAAAACTTCACCATCCTGCAG GTGGTCACGAGCCGCGACTCCCAGGAGACCCTGCTTGTCATTGCTTTTGTCTTCGAAGTCTCCACCAGCGAGCACGGGGCCCAGCACCACGTCTACAAGCTCGTCAAAGACTAG
- the TEAD3 gene encoding transcriptional enhancer factor TEF-5 isoform X2, whose amino-acid sequence MPAAAPGRPGRTGPRAWTRGWTTTPRGCGARTSSRASRRPWPSTRPVAAARSSCRTRARCRNELIARYIKLRTGKTRTRKQVSSHIQVLARKKVREYQVGIKAMNLDQVSKDKALQSMASMSSAQIVSASVLQNKFSPPSPLPQAVFSTSSRFWSSPPLLGQQPGPSQDIKPFAQPAYPIQPPLPPPLSSYEPLAPLPPAAASVPVWQDRTIASSRLRLLEYSAFMEVQRDPDTYSKHLFVHIGQTNPAFSDPPLEAVDVRQIYDKFPEKKGGLKELYEKGPPNAFFLVKFWADLNSTIQEGPGAFYGVSSQYSSADSMTISVSTKVCSFGKQVVEKVETEYARLENGRFVYRIHRSPMCEYMINFIHKLKHLPEKYMMNSVLENFTILQVVTSRDSQETLLVIAFVFEVSTSEHGAQHHVYKLVKD is encoded by the exons ATGCCAGCAGCAGCCCCGGGGAGGCCCGGGAGGACGGGCCCGAGGGCTTGGACAAGGGGCTGGACAACGACGCCGAGGGGGTGTGGAGCCCGGACATCGAGCAGAGCttccaggaggccctggccatcTACCCGCCCTGTGGCCGCCGCAAGATCATCCTGTCGGACGAGGGCAAGAT GTCGGAACGAGCTGATCGCACGCTACATCAAATTGAGGACCGGGAAGACTCGGACCAGAAAGCAG GTGTCCAGCCACATACAGGTTCTAGCTCGGAAGAAGGTGCGGGAATACCAGGTCGGCATCAAG GCCATGAACCTG GATCAAGTCTCCAAGGACAAGGCCCTCCAGAGCATGGCGTCCATGTCCTCCGCCCAGATCGTCTCGGCCAGTGTCCTCCAGAACAAGTTCAGCCCAccttcccctctgccccaggctgtcTTCTCTACTTCCTCACGG TTCTGGAGCAGCCCCCCTCTCCTGGGACAGCAGCCTGGACCCTCTCAGGA CATCAAGCCCTTTGCACAGCCAGCCTACCCCATCCAGCCGCCCCTGCCGCCGCCGCTCAGCA GTTACGAGCCCCTGGCCCCACTACCCCCAGCTGCTGCCTCTGTGCCCGTGTGGCAAGACCGCACCATCGCCTCCTCCCGGCTGCGGCTCCTCGAATATTCCGCCTTCATGGAGGTGCAGCGCGACCCTGACACG TACAGCAAACACCTGTTTGTGCACATCGGCCAGACGAACCCTGCCTTCTCGGACCCGCCTCTGGAGGCGGTCGACGTGCGTCAGATCTACGACAAGTTCCCGGAGAAAAAGGGGGGACTGAAGGAGCTCTACGAGAAGGGTCCCCCGAACGCCTTCTTCCTGGTCAAGTTCTGG gcGGACCTCAACAGCACTATCCAGGAGGGCCCGGGCGCCTTCTACGGGGTCAGCTCCCAGTACAGCTCGGCCGATAGTATGACCATCAGTGTCTCCACCAAGGTGTGCTCCTTCGGCAAGCAGGTGGTGGAGAAGGTGGAG ACCGAATACGCCCGGCTAGAGAACGGGCGCTTCGTGTACCGCATCCACCGCTCGCCCATGTGTGAGTACATGATCAACTTCATCCACAAGCTGAAGCACCTGCCCGAGAAGTACATGATGAACAGTGTCCTGGAAAACTTCACCATCCTGCAG GTGGTCACGAGCCGCGACTCCCAGGAGACCCTGCTTGTCATTGCTTTTGTCTTCGAAGTCTCCACCAGCGAGCACGGGGCCCAGCACCACGTCTACAAGCTCGTCAAAGACTAG
- the TEAD3 gene encoding transcriptional enhancer factor TEF-5 isoform X5, giving the protein MYGRNELIARYIKLRTGKTRTRKQVSSHLQVLARRKSREIQSKLKDQVSKDKALQSMASMSSAQIVSASVLQNKFSPPSPLPQAVFSTSSRFWSSPPLLGQQPGPSQDIKPFAQPAYPIQPPLPPPLSSYEPLAPLPPAAASVPVWQDRTIASSRLRLLEYSAFMEVQRDPDTYSKHLFVHIGQTNPAFSDPPLEAVDVRQIYDKFPEKKGGLKELYEKGPPNAFFLVKFWADLNSTIQEGPGAFYGVSSQYSSADSMTISVSTKVCSFGKQVVEKVETEYARLENGRFVYRIHRSPMCEYMINFIHKLKHLPEKYMMNSVLENFTILQVVTSRDSQETLLVIAFVFEVSTSEHGAQHHVYKLVKD; this is encoded by the exons ATGTACG GTCGGAACGAGCTGATCGCACGCTACATCAAATTGAGGACCGGGAAGACTCGGACCAGAAAGCAG GTCTCTAGCCACTTGCAGGTTCTAGCCAGGCGGAAATCTCGGGAGATTCAGTCCAAGCTGAAG GATCAAGTCTCCAAGGACAAGGCCCTCCAGAGCATGGCGTCCATGTCCTCCGCCCAGATCGTCTCGGCCAGTGTCCTCCAGAACAAGTTCAGCCCAccttcccctctgccccaggctgtcTTCTCTACTTCCTCACGG TTCTGGAGCAGCCCCCCTCTCCTGGGACAGCAGCCTGGACCCTCTCAGGA CATCAAGCCCTTTGCACAGCCAGCCTACCCCATCCAGCCGCCCCTGCCGCCGCCGCTCAGCA GTTACGAGCCCCTGGCCCCACTACCCCCAGCTGCTGCCTCTGTGCCCGTGTGGCAAGACCGCACCATCGCCTCCTCCCGGCTGCGGCTCCTCGAATATTCCGCCTTCATGGAGGTGCAGCGCGACCCTGACACG TACAGCAAACACCTGTTTGTGCACATCGGCCAGACGAACCCTGCCTTCTCGGACCCGCCTCTGGAGGCGGTCGACGTGCGTCAGATCTACGACAAGTTCCCGGAGAAAAAGGGGGGACTGAAGGAGCTCTACGAGAAGGGTCCCCCGAACGCCTTCTTCCTGGTCAAGTTCTGG gcGGACCTCAACAGCACTATCCAGGAGGGCCCGGGCGCCTTCTACGGGGTCAGCTCCCAGTACAGCTCGGCCGATAGTATGACCATCAGTGTCTCCACCAAGGTGTGCTCCTTCGGCAAGCAGGTGGTGGAGAAGGTGGAG ACCGAATACGCCCGGCTAGAGAACGGGCGCTTCGTGTACCGCATCCACCGCTCGCCCATGTGTGAGTACATGATCAACTTCATCCACAAGCTGAAGCACCTGCCCGAGAAGTACATGATGAACAGTGTCCTGGAAAACTTCACCATCCTGCAG GTGGTCACGAGCCGCGACTCCCAGGAGACCCTGCTTGTCATTGCTTTTGTCTTCGAAGTCTCCACCAGCGAGCACGGGGCCCAGCACCACGTCTACAAGCTCGTCAAAGACTAG
- the TEAD3 gene encoding transcriptional enhancer factor TEF-5 isoform X4 yields MPAAAPGRPGRTGPRAWTRGWTTTPRGCGARTSSRASRRPWPSTRPVAAARSSCRTRARCRNELIARYIKLRTGKTRTRKQVSSHLQVLARRKSREIQSKLKDQVSKDKALQSMASMSSAQIVSASVLQNKFSPPSPLPQAVFSTSSRFWSSPPLLGQQPGPSQDIKPFAQPAYPIQPPLPPPLSSYEPLAPLPPAAASVPVWQDRTIASSRLRLLEYSAFMEVQRDPDTYSKHLFVHIGQTNPAFSDPPLEAVDVRQIYDKFPEKKGGLKELYEKGPPNAFFLVKFWADLNSTIQEGPGAFYGVSSQYSSADSMTISVSTKVCSFGKQVVEKVETEYARLENGRFVYRIHRSPMCEYMINFIHKLKHLPEKYMMNSVLENFTILQVVTSRDSQETLLVIAFVFEVSTSEHGAQHHVYKLVKD; encoded by the exons ATGCCAGCAGCAGCCCCGGGGAGGCCCGGGAGGACGGGCCCGAGGGCTTGGACAAGGGGCTGGACAACGACGCCGAGGGGGTGTGGAGCCCGGACATCGAGCAGAGCttccaggaggccctggccatcTACCCGCCCTGTGGCCGCCGCAAGATCATCCTGTCGGACGAGGGCAAGAT GTCGGAACGAGCTGATCGCACGCTACATCAAATTGAGGACCGGGAAGACTCGGACCAGAAAGCAG GTCTCTAGCCACTTGCAGGTTCTAGCCAGGCGGAAATCTCGGGAGATTCAGTCCAAGCTGAAG GATCAAGTCTCCAAGGACAAGGCCCTCCAGAGCATGGCGTCCATGTCCTCCGCCCAGATCGTCTCGGCCAGTGTCCTCCAGAACAAGTTCAGCCCAccttcccctctgccccaggctgtcTTCTCTACTTCCTCACGG TTCTGGAGCAGCCCCCCTCTCCTGGGACAGCAGCCTGGACCCTCTCAGGA CATCAAGCCCTTTGCACAGCCAGCCTACCCCATCCAGCCGCCCCTGCCGCCGCCGCTCAGCA GTTACGAGCCCCTGGCCCCACTACCCCCAGCTGCTGCCTCTGTGCCCGTGTGGCAAGACCGCACCATCGCCTCCTCCCGGCTGCGGCTCCTCGAATATTCCGCCTTCATGGAGGTGCAGCGCGACCCTGACACG TACAGCAAACACCTGTTTGTGCACATCGGCCAGACGAACCCTGCCTTCTCGGACCCGCCTCTGGAGGCGGTCGACGTGCGTCAGATCTACGACAAGTTCCCGGAGAAAAAGGGGGGACTGAAGGAGCTCTACGAGAAGGGTCCCCCGAACGCCTTCTTCCTGGTCAAGTTCTGG gcGGACCTCAACAGCACTATCCAGGAGGGCCCGGGCGCCTTCTACGGGGTCAGCTCCCAGTACAGCTCGGCCGATAGTATGACCATCAGTGTCTCCACCAAGGTGTGCTCCTTCGGCAAGCAGGTGGTGGAGAAGGTGGAG ACCGAATACGCCCGGCTAGAGAACGGGCGCTTCGTGTACCGCATCCACCGCTCGCCCATGTGTGAGTACATGATCAACTTCATCCACAAGCTGAAGCACCTGCCCGAGAAGTACATGATGAACAGTGTCCTGGAAAACTTCACCATCCTGCAG GTGGTCACGAGCCGCGACTCCCAGGAGACCCTGCTTGTCATTGCTTTTGTCTTCGAAGTCTCCACCAGCGAGCACGGGGCCCAGCACCACGTCTACAAGCTCGTCAAAGACTAG
- the TEAD3 gene encoding transcriptional enhancer factor TEF-5 isoform X3, which yields MPAAAPGRPGRTGPRAWTRGWTTTPRGCGARTSSRASRRPWPSTRPVAAARSSCRTRARCRNELIARYIKLRTGKTRTRKQVSSHIQVLARKKVREYQVGIKDQVSKDKALQSMASMSSAQIVSASVLQNKFSPPSPLPQAVFSTSSRFWSSPPLLGQQPGPSQDIKPFAQPAYPIQPPLPPPLSSYEPLAPLPPAAASVPVWQDRTIASSRLRLLEYSAFMEVQRDPDTYSKHLFVHIGQTNPAFSDPPLEAVDVRQIYDKFPEKKGGLKELYEKGPPNAFFLVKFWADLNSTIQEGPGAFYGVSSQYSSADSMTISVSTKVCSFGKQVVEKVETEYARLENGRFVYRIHRSPMCEYMINFIHKLKHLPEKYMMNSVLENFTILQVVTSRDSQETLLVIAFVFEVSTSEHGAQHHVYKLVKD from the exons ATGCCAGCAGCAGCCCCGGGGAGGCCCGGGAGGACGGGCCCGAGGGCTTGGACAAGGGGCTGGACAACGACGCCGAGGGGGTGTGGAGCCCGGACATCGAGCAGAGCttccaggaggccctggccatcTACCCGCCCTGTGGCCGCCGCAAGATCATCCTGTCGGACGAGGGCAAGAT GTCGGAACGAGCTGATCGCACGCTACATCAAATTGAGGACCGGGAAGACTCGGACCAGAAAGCAG GTGTCCAGCCACATACAGGTTCTAGCTCGGAAGAAGGTGCGGGAATACCAGGTCGGCATCAAG GATCAAGTCTCCAAGGACAAGGCCCTCCAGAGCATGGCGTCCATGTCCTCCGCCCAGATCGTCTCGGCCAGTGTCCTCCAGAACAAGTTCAGCCCAccttcccctctgccccaggctgtcTTCTCTACTTCCTCACGG TTCTGGAGCAGCCCCCCTCTCCTGGGACAGCAGCCTGGACCCTCTCAGGA CATCAAGCCCTTTGCACAGCCAGCCTACCCCATCCAGCCGCCCCTGCCGCCGCCGCTCAGCA GTTACGAGCCCCTGGCCCCACTACCCCCAGCTGCTGCCTCTGTGCCCGTGTGGCAAGACCGCACCATCGCCTCCTCCCGGCTGCGGCTCCTCGAATATTCCGCCTTCATGGAGGTGCAGCGCGACCCTGACACG TACAGCAAACACCTGTTTGTGCACATCGGCCAGACGAACCCTGCCTTCTCGGACCCGCCTCTGGAGGCGGTCGACGTGCGTCAGATCTACGACAAGTTCCCGGAGAAAAAGGGGGGACTGAAGGAGCTCTACGAGAAGGGTCCCCCGAACGCCTTCTTCCTGGTCAAGTTCTGG gcGGACCTCAACAGCACTATCCAGGAGGGCCCGGGCGCCTTCTACGGGGTCAGCTCCCAGTACAGCTCGGCCGATAGTATGACCATCAGTGTCTCCACCAAGGTGTGCTCCTTCGGCAAGCAGGTGGTGGAGAAGGTGGAG ACCGAATACGCCCGGCTAGAGAACGGGCGCTTCGTGTACCGCATCCACCGCTCGCCCATGTGTGAGTACATGATCAACTTCATCCACAAGCTGAAGCACCTGCCCGAGAAGTACATGATGAACAGTGTCCTGGAAAACTTCACCATCCTGCAG GTGGTCACGAGCCGCGACTCCCAGGAGACCCTGCTTGTCATTGCTTTTGTCTTCGAAGTCTCCACCAGCGAGCACGGGGCCCAGCACCACGTCTACAAGCTCGTCAAAGACTAG